The Streptomyces sp. HSG2 genome has a segment encoding these proteins:
- a CDS encoding pitrilysin family protein produces MPSSPKPDVPVVVRHDPSLRTTSLCVALGFGARHDPPGLAGAAHLLEHLLMSTPLGDGPSLSERIEDRGGDCNATTGPESLVFHAQVLTEDAADVAEWICRAVLDPQWDRADFEGERDVVLQELAAADSDDADAVQDAFFSRLFEGHPLGSPVGGLPASVSGLTLDSLRSAHTLAMRTAPIAVAAAGGLPEGTLREALERGGLDRQAGHPLPDPHRGSLGGIPAPPVPQDIEQWPDSFCWLLAGGRAPHAGDPRRYAHTVLAHLLGGSPASPLYARIRNQEALAYAFRSWSRNYSDSGAWRMLAGCEPDNAPRLLAAFRDVLRSVAEDGPREQDLAAAVRRATVEAVREAEAPLDRAIATATQRILRERVWDAEEEIEALAAVTAADVSRAASDLGASLIAVVRPEPK; encoded by the coding sequence ATGCCCTCCTCACCGAAGCCCGACGTCCCCGTGGTCGTGCGCCACGACCCGTCCCTGCGCACCACCAGCCTGTGCGTGGCGCTCGGATTCGGCGCGCGCCACGACCCGCCCGGCCTGGCCGGCGCGGCCCACCTGCTCGAACACCTCCTCATGTCCACGCCCCTGGGAGACGGGCCCTCGCTCAGCGAGCGCATCGAGGACCGCGGTGGCGACTGCAACGCCACCACCGGACCCGAATCACTGGTCTTCCACGCCCAGGTGCTCACCGAGGACGCGGCCGACGTCGCCGAGTGGATCTGCCGCGCCGTGCTCGATCCCCAGTGGGACCGGGCCGACTTCGAGGGCGAACGCGACGTGGTCCTGCAGGAACTGGCCGCCGCCGACTCCGACGACGCGGACGCCGTGCAGGACGCCTTCTTCTCCCGGCTCTTCGAAGGACACCCGCTGGGCTCGCCGGTCGGCGGTCTCCCCGCTTCCGTCTCCGGGCTCACACTCGACTCGCTGCGCTCGGCACACACCCTCGCGATGCGCACCGCGCCGATCGCCGTGGCCGCCGCCGGTGGCCTGCCCGAGGGCACCCTGCGCGAGGCGCTCGAACGCGGCGGCCTCGACCGCCAGGCCGGCCACCCGCTCCCCGACCCCCACCGCGGCTCGCTCGGCGGCATCCCCGCCCCGCCCGTCCCGCAGGACATCGAACAGTGGCCCGACTCCTTCTGCTGGCTCCTGGCCGGCGGCCGGGCACCGCACGCCGGCGACCCCCGCCGGTACGCCCACACCGTCCTCGCGCACCTCCTGGGCGGCAGCCCCGCCTCCCCTCTCTACGCCAGGATCCGCAACCAGGAGGCCCTGGCCTACGCGTTCCGCTCCTGGTCGCGCAACTACAGCGACTCCGGGGCCTGGCGGATGCTCGCCGGTTGCGAACCGGACAACGCCCCCCGGCTGCTCGCCGCCTTCCGCGACGTGCTGCGCTCCGTCGCCGAGGACGGGCCCCGCGAACAGGACCTCGCGGCTGCCGTCCGCCGGGCGACCGTCGAAGCGGTCCGGGAAGCGGAGGCGCCACTGGACCGGGCCATCGCCACCGCCACCCAGCGCATCCTGCGCGAACGGGTCTGGGACGCGGAGGAGGAGATCGAGGCGCTCGCCGCCGTGACGGCCGCCGACGTCTCCCGGGCGGCGTCCGACCTCGGCGCCTCCCTGATCGCGGTCGTCCGCCCGGAGCCGAAGTGA
- a CDS encoding ABC transporter ATP-binding protein encodes MAVIEVEELTRTFRNRRGQQVTALDHVDLQVGQGEVLGLLGPNGAGKTTLSRILTTLLVPTSGTARVAGFDVVDRPREVRRRIGLVLGGDRGLYGRLTARQNLRYWAALQGLDPRAVRRRTEEVLELLGLAARADDRVETFSRGMVQRVHLARALLGEPDVLVMDEPTNGMDPHAGAGFRALVRTLRSNGTTIVLTTHDMQEAQTLCSRVALIDHGRILRIGSATELLAELRAPRTLTAVGVRADTAARIAALPGSATTDAEGNLTARPADDESLAQALLLLAQARAESIAVTAPGLTEVYRTVIEDREFTL; translated from the coding sequence GTGGCCGTCATCGAAGTCGAAGAGCTGACGCGTACTTTCAGGAACCGGCGGGGTCAACAGGTCACGGCCCTGGACCATGTCGACCTCCAGGTCGGCCAGGGCGAGGTGCTCGGCTTGCTCGGGCCCAACGGCGCGGGCAAGACGACCCTCTCCCGGATCCTCACCACCCTGCTCGTTCCCACCTCGGGTACCGCCCGGGTGGCGGGCTTCGACGTCGTGGATCGCCCACGCGAGGTACGCCGCCGCATCGGCCTGGTGCTCGGCGGCGACCGGGGTCTGTACGGCCGTCTGACCGCCCGCCAGAACCTGCGCTACTGGGCGGCCCTCCAGGGCCTCGACCCCCGGGCCGTGCGCCGGCGCACCGAAGAAGTCCTCGAACTCCTGGGCCTGGCCGCGCGCGCCGACGACCGGGTCGAGACCTTCTCCCGTGGCATGGTCCAGCGCGTCCACCTCGCCCGCGCGCTCCTCGGCGAGCCCGACGTCCTGGTCATGGACGAGCCGACCAACGGCATGGATCCGCACGCCGGCGCCGGCTTCCGCGCTCTGGTCCGCACCCTGCGCAGCAACGGCACGACCATCGTCTTGACCACCCACGACATGCAGGAGGCACAGACCCTGTGCTCCCGTGTCGCGCTGATCGACCACGGTCGCATCCTGCGGATCGGCTCCGCCACCGAACTTCTCGCCGAGCTGCGCGCCCCTCGCACGCTGACGGCCGTGGGCGTGAGGGCCGACACCGCCGCGCGCATCGCCGCTCTGCCCGGCAGCGCCACCACCGATGCCGAGGGCAATCTCACGGCCCGCCCGGCCGACGACGAGAGTCTGGCCCAGGCCCTGCTGCTACTCGCCCAGGCCCGCGCCGAGTCCATCGCGGTCACCGCCCCGGGACTGACGGAAGTCTACCGGACCGTCATCGAGGACCGGGAGTTCACCCTGTGA
- a CDS encoding ABC transporter permease encodes MIGAAARAQGVILVRSPGMLATLAVIPLYSLVFFHFLRGHDRADLATTVALTAFVMSLWSHAVFVAAETVDDDRSDGTLELSLLTPERYLVALAVRTFTTTLLALPVLLEVVLIGRWVFGFDVALRDPVTALAVTVLLIAGCAGAALLVSALMITARGARTLQNSLTYPFYLLGGLILPVDRLPAPADSLAKVFFLSWGTDLLRDAAAGPVPHLAPRLTVLCALILAQTLLGAYLLRRVLASVRSGKRVLHD; translated from the coding sequence GTGATCGGCGCCGCCGCGCGGGCCCAGGGCGTGATCCTGGTCCGCTCGCCGGGGATGCTCGCCACCCTGGCCGTCATCCCGCTGTACTCGCTGGTCTTCTTCCACTTCCTGCGCGGCCACGACCGCGCCGACCTGGCCACCACCGTCGCCCTCACCGCGTTCGTCATGAGCCTGTGGTCCCACGCGGTGTTCGTCGCGGCCGAGACCGTCGACGACGACCGGTCCGACGGCACCCTGGAGCTGTCGCTGCTCACACCGGAGCGCTACCTCGTGGCCCTGGCCGTGCGCACCTTCACCACCACCCTGCTCGCGTTGCCGGTGCTGCTCGAGGTCGTCCTCATCGGTCGATGGGTGTTCGGCTTCGACGTGGCTCTGCGCGATCCCGTCACCGCGCTGGCCGTCACCGTCCTGCTGATCGCCGGCTGCGCCGGCGCCGCCCTGCTGGTCAGCGCGCTGATGATCACCGCCCGCGGGGCCCGCACCCTGCAGAACTCCTTGACGTACCCCTTCTATCTGCTGGGTGGCCTGATCCTGCCCGTCGACCGGCTGCCGGCCCCGGCCGACTCACTGGCCAAGGTGTTCTTCCTCTCCTGGGGGACCGACCTGCTGCGCGACGCGGCCGCCGGCCCGGTCCCGCACCTGGCACCGCGCCTGACGGTGCTGTGCGCCCTGATCCTGGCCCAGACCCTGCTGGGCGCGTATCTGCTGCGCCGCGTCCTGGCCTCCGTACGCAGCGGAAAGAGGGTCCTCCATGACTGA
- a CDS encoding nucleoside-diphosphate kinase: MPSTHSLLLIKPDGVERQLQQAVVEAAEEADLTVVCRHRLLLGEEEIVRAWADTRRGEHPLEHLSLDLWYGGRPMEVLLVRGPDALNRANRAKSAVRADYRLGPFGNVVHAPDHTGEFELQMSVFAGDCPTCAGTLSTDFGDYGDVPQAYPRGTLLPAAWRDIERLRELAQPMWEDPTSCFWRPTYPRPYRSRESAGARDHAVYIAASPNQLSFDNLVGAMLKALPGIAFPHALELILSALHHQDFTLAVGTPAECERYRDALMAQGLNTPIRTLAQDAARRREQIRTGGTVGTSGASAA; encoded by the coding sequence GTGCCCAGCACCCACTCCCTGTTGCTGATCAAACCGGACGGGGTGGAGCGGCAGCTCCAGCAGGCGGTCGTCGAGGCCGCCGAGGAGGCCGACCTCACCGTCGTGTGCCGGCACCGGCTGCTGCTGGGCGAGGAGGAGATCGTCCGGGCTTGGGCGGACACCCGCCGCGGCGAGCACCCGCTGGAGCACCTGTCGCTGGACCTCTGGTATGGCGGGCGGCCGATGGAAGTGCTGCTGGTGCGCGGCCCGGACGCCCTCAACCGCGCGAACCGGGCCAAGTCCGCGGTGCGGGCCGACTACCGGCTGGGGCCCTTCGGGAACGTCGTGCACGCCCCCGACCACACCGGGGAGTTCGAACTCCAGATGTCGGTGTTCGCCGGCGACTGCCCGACCTGCGCCGGAACGCTCTCGACCGACTTCGGCGACTACGGCGACGTGCCCCAGGCCTACCCGCGCGGCACGCTGTTGCCCGCCGCCTGGCGCGACATCGAGCGGCTGCGGGAGCTGGCGCAGCCGATGTGGGAGGACCCGACGTCCTGCTTCTGGCGTCCGACCTACCCGCGGCCGTATCGGTCGCGGGAGTCGGCGGGGGCGCGGGACCACGCGGTGTACATCGCCGCCTCCCCGAACCAGCTCTCCTTCGACAACCTGGTGGGGGCGATGCTGAAGGCACTGCCGGGCATCGCCTTCCCACACGCGCTTGAGCTGATCCTCTCGGCCCTGCACCACCAGGATTTCACGCTGGCCGTGGGCACGCCTGCCGAGTGCGAGCGCTACCGGGACGCGCTGATGGCGCAGGGCCTGAACACCCCCATCCGTACGCTCGCCCAGGACGCGGCGCGCCGCCGCGAGCAGATCCGCACGGGTGGCACGGTGGGGACCTCCGGGGCGTCGGCGGCATGA
- a CDS encoding amino acid--tRNA ligase-related protein: MSGRLPDRRAKRAALLAAGVDPYPPARTVDVRVADLWRRYGALPPGTRTGVVVSVAGRIVGRREHRAVAFATLRDGAEEIQVLLAGRAGADGPRAAWRERTDLGDLVVVDGEVVTTDSGALAVAARHFTMAAKALRPPPGRTAGAAGAADGGSIAHRDRYRQMLLDPAATARAQARGAALRSLREGLYGRGFTEADTPLLHPLPSGTARPFTARMNAWGLPLYLRGTAEMYLKRLVVGGLDQVFEIGRAFRNEGADALHFPEFTVCEAYAVHSDYLDAAALAEALVTAVARALAGPGTPTPAIARKRFHDLLGAALGTSIDASTPCRELAGHAARHGIAVPAGTGPGALAHLLYRKLAEPRIERPTFVFDFPAEGAILARPHRADPALVETWTLVIGGLDVGQGCTELTDPVEQRRRFADQATARAARGLDATVLDEGFLAALEHGLPPLGGLVLGVDRLITALRGDGRLRDNQCHPISRPGPASGGAPHPDRSGPAPGPPGRTRTVGGPPAPPARSAPPPEAPAPTLPRPQEGAAP, translated from the coding sequence ATGAGCGGCCGGCTGCCCGACCGGCGGGCCAAGCGCGCGGCGCTGCTGGCGGCGGGGGTCGACCCGTACCCGCCAGCCCGGACCGTCGACGTCCGCGTGGCGGACCTGTGGCGACGCTACGGCGCACTGCCGCCGGGCACGAGGACCGGCGTGGTGGTGAGCGTGGCCGGCCGGATCGTGGGCCGCCGCGAGCACCGGGCCGTCGCCTTCGCCACCCTGCGCGACGGGGCCGAGGAGATCCAGGTGCTGCTGGCCGGCCGGGCCGGCGCCGACGGCCCCCGGGCCGCGTGGCGCGAACGCACCGACCTGGGGGACCTGGTGGTGGTCGACGGAGAGGTGGTGACCACCGACAGTGGCGCCCTTGCCGTGGCCGCGCGGCACTTCACGATGGCGGCGAAGGCGCTGCGACCGCCGCCGGGCCGGACCGCAGGCGCGGCCGGGGCGGCGGACGGCGGGAGTATCGCGCACCGCGACCGCTACCGGCAGATGCTGCTGGACCCCGCCGCGACGGCGCGCGCGCAGGCACGCGGCGCGGCGCTGCGGTCCCTGAGGGAAGGCCTGTACGGGAGGGGGTTCACCGAGGCCGACACGCCTCTGCTGCACCCCCTGCCGAGCGGCACGGCCCGCCCGTTCACCGCCCGCATGAACGCCTGGGGCCTGCCGCTGTACCTGCGGGGCACCGCCGAGATGTACCTCAAGCGGCTGGTCGTCGGCGGGCTGGACCAGGTGTTCGAGATCGGCCGGGCCTTCCGGAACGAGGGCGCCGACGCGCTGCACTTCCCGGAGTTCACCGTCTGCGAGGCCTACGCGGTGCACAGCGACTACCTGGATGCCGCCGCCCTGGCCGAGGCCTTGGTGACCGCCGTCGCGCGCGCCCTGGCCGGGCCGGGGACCCCTACCCCCGCCATCGCGCGGAAGCGGTTCCACGACCTGCTCGGCGCTGCCCTCGGGACGTCGATCGACGCCTCGACCCCTTGCCGGGAGCTCGCGGGCCACGCCGCGCGGCACGGCATCGCGGTGCCGGCCGGGACCGGCCCCGGCGCCCTGGCACACCTGCTCTACCGCAAGCTGGCCGAACCCCGCATCGAGCGGCCGACGTTCGTCTTCGACTTCCCGGCCGAGGGGGCGATCCTGGCCCGCCCGCACCGCGCGGACCCGGCCCTCGTCGAGACGTGGACGCTGGTGATCGGCGGGCTGGACGTAGGCCAGGGCTGCACCGAGCTGACGGATCCTGTGGAGCAGCGGCGTCGGTTCGCCGACCAGGCCACCGCCCGGGCGGCGCGGGGCCTGGACGCCACCGTCCTCGACGAGGGCTTCCTGGCGGCCTTGGAGCACGGCCTGCCGCCCCTGGGCGGCCTGGTGCTGGGGGTTGACCGGCTGATCACGGCGCTGCGCGGCGACGGACGGCTGCGCGACAACCAGTGCCACCCCATCAGCCGTCCCGGGCCCGCGTCCGGCGGGGCACCCCACCCGGACCGGTCCGGACCCGCACCGGGACCGCCCGGCCGAACCAGGACCGTAGGCGGCCCACCCGCCCCGCCGGCCCGCTCCGCACCCCCGCCCGAGGCACCCGCCCCGACTCTTCCACGACCCCAGGAAGGAGCAGCTCCGTGA
- a CDS encoding AMP-binding protein gives MITDHERLDELLTGACDRFADRPALTGGGRTLTYAALADEAARSRAALEAAGHRADGPVVVRVGNDPADLAAQLAVWQARGVVVPVHRSSPDAALRETAARTGARLVLDGTRPAGGLVRTTGGASTPAPRELDARQALVAFTSGTTGRPKGVVLSHRALAGKLRAIQEVLPFRPDDQALQVLQLNFTFGQWTSLLTLATGGTLHLLPRFHAPAVLARLATARTDRIAVVPSMLRMVDRELSEPDSGSRLRKALRASGGPGIWITGGEPLPAGLGRRLREALPGSGIADVYGLSETSTSDFVLPPDRYDAAAGTIGRPGPGVEFRIAAGDGPPLPAVPGKAGELCLRTPYLMTGYLDDPASTGEAVDGGWLRTGDLAVVRPADGMVELVGRRRQLISRGGVKIAPLEVERPYADHPGIAGCLAVGVPDPMLGERVHLVCVPAPGADPTEEELRAHGRLHLEPYQVPERVHFVAELPLGRTGKTDRTAAARLAADAPDRTGATG, from the coding sequence GTGATCACCGACCACGAGCGGCTCGACGAGCTGCTGACCGGCGCGTGCGACCGGTTCGCGGACCGGCCCGCCCTGACCGGGGGCGGTCGCACCCTCACGTACGCCGCCCTGGCGGACGAGGCCGCTCGGTCGCGCGCCGCACTGGAGGCGGCCGGGCACCGCGCGGACGGGCCCGTCGTCGTCCGGGTCGGCAACGACCCCGCCGACCTGGCCGCCCAACTGGCGGTGTGGCAGGCCCGGGGCGTGGTCGTCCCGGTGCACCGGAGTTCGCCGGACGCGGCGCTGCGCGAGACCGCCGCACGCACCGGCGCCCGGCTGGTCCTGGACGGCACGCGGCCCGCCGGCGGCCTCGTCCGGACCACCGGGGGCGCGTCGACGCCCGCCCCGCGCGAACTCGACGCGCGGCAGGCGCTGGTGGCGTTCACCTCCGGCACCACCGGCCGGCCCAAGGGCGTCGTCCTCTCCCACCGTGCGCTGGCCGGCAAGCTGCGCGCCATCCAGGAGGTACTGCCCTTCCGCCCCGATGACCAGGCCCTCCAAGTCCTCCAGCTCAACTTCACCTTCGGGCAGTGGACCTCGCTGCTGACCCTGGCCACCGGCGGCACCCTGCACCTGCTGCCCCGCTTCCACGCCCCGGCTGTGCTGGCACGGCTCGCCACCGCGCGGACCGACCGGATCGCGGTGGTGCCCAGCATGCTGCGGATGGTCGACCGGGAACTGAGCGAGCCCGACTCCGGTTCGAGGCTGCGGAAAGCGCTGCGGGCGTCCGGCGGGCCCGGCATCTGGATCACCGGTGGGGAGCCGCTGCCGGCCGGGCTGGGCCGGCGGCTACGGGAGGCGCTGCCCGGCTCGGGCATCGCCGACGTCTACGGCCTGAGCGAGACCTCGACGTCCGACTTCGTTCTCCCTCCCGACCGCTACGACGCGGCGGCGGGCACCATCGGCCGGCCCGGCCCGGGCGTGGAGTTCCGCATCGCCGCCGGGGACGGCCCGCCGCTCCCCGCCGTTCCCGGCAAGGCCGGCGAACTGTGCCTGCGCACGCCGTATCTGATGACCGGGTACCTGGACGACCCGGCGTCCACCGGGGAGGCGGTGGACGGAGGCTGGCTGCGCACCGGCGACCTGGCCGTGGTCCGGCCCGCGGACGGCATGGTGGAGCTGGTCGGACGCCGCAGGCAGCTGATCTCCCGCGGCGGCGTCAAGATCGCTCCGCTGGAGGTGGAGCGGCCCTACGCCGACCACCCGGGCATCGCGGGCTGCCTGGCCGTCGGGGTGCCGGATCCGATGCTCGGCGAGCGCGTCCACCTGGTGTGCGTGCCCGCGCCCGGCGCCGACCCCACCGAGGAGGAGCTACGGGCCCACGGCCGACTGCACCTGGAGCCGTACCAAGTGCCCGAGCGCGTCCACTTCGTCGCGGAGTTGCCGCTGGGCCGGACCGGCAAGACCGACCGGACCGCCGCCGCGCGGCTGGCCGCGGACGCCCCGGACCGGACGGGGGCGACCGGGTGA